In Helianthus annuus cultivar XRQ/B chromosome 8, HanXRQr2.0-SUNRISE, whole genome shotgun sequence, a single genomic region encodes these proteins:
- the LOC110932471 gene encoding probable alpha-mannosidase At5g13980 → MSASPELLSLPPSATVDSAADHIHHFKYQKSRRGLHAYGSEGKLSHYVNSRSAIDASLKQSYSFYAGFDGTTGLQASGAYIFRPSGTYPIGSQKQITRVYKNKEHAEVEFTVGLIPIGDGVGKEIATKISTTIKSNQTFYTDSNGRDFIERIRDYRADWDLEVNQPIAGNYYPINLGIYLKDEKSELSVLVDRSVGGSSIVDGELELMLHRRLLYDDGKGVAKAINEAVCVGNDCRGLAISISFYY, encoded by the exons ATGTCTGCATCACCTGAGCTTCTATCATTACCCCCATCAGCTACGGTTGATTCAGCAGCTGAT CACATACACCATTTCAAGTACCAAAAAAGCAG AAGAGGTCTACACGCATACGGAAGTGAAGGAAAGCTTTCTCATTATGTTAATAGTCGAAGCGCA ATTGATGCCTCTTTGAAGCAATCATATAGCTTTTATGCTGGATTTGATGGAACGACGGGGCTACAG gCATCCGGAGCATACATTTTTCGTCCAAGTGGTACATATCCTATTGGCTCGCAGAAGCAG ATCACTAGAGTGTACAAAAATAAGGAACATGCTGAAGTCGAATTCACT GTGGGTCTCATACCTATTGGTGATGGAGTTGGGAAAGAGATTGCGACCAAGATCTCAACCACCATAAAGAGTAACCAAACATTTTACACTGATTCTAACGGTCGAGATTTCATTGAACGG ATTCGAGACTATAGAGCAGACTGGGATCTTGAAGTGAATCAACCTATTGCAGGAAACTATTATCCT atcaatcttggaatttACCTAAAAGATGAAAAAAGTGAGCTCTCGGTTTTGGTAGATAGATCCGTTGGTGGATCAAGCATTGTTGACGGTGAATTGGAGTTGATGCTTCATAG GAGATTGCTCTATGATGATGGAAAAGGTGTCGCAAAAGCTATAAATGAAGCAGTTTGTGTCGGTAACGACTGTCGAGGATTAGCTATAAGCATTTCTTTTTATTATTAA